One Deltaproteobacteria bacterium genomic window, CGACGGGCCCGGACACGGCCTTCCGGCTGCAGGAACATCTGGACGCAGGCATGCTCTTTTCCGGGGCTCAGGCCACATTACCGCTTTTCTATGAAACTACCGAGAATCCGACGGACTACCTCCCCAAGGGGTCGTTGTTGCTGGAACTCGATCCTGGTCGGATACAGGATGAAGCCCGAAGAGCGTATACGGAGTGTAATGAGAAGTTCGAACAGATGGGTGCATTCCTGCCCTACGTCTCTTATGACTCGATTCGAGCCAAGACTGCCGGATTCCAATCCATAAGCATGGTGTCCCTTCTGTTCGAAGATCCTTCGCGAGAGATGCCCCTCTATCAATTCCAGTGTGAAGATAATCTGGACATCCGATCGATTCCCAACTCCTTCGAGCAGCAATGGGAGCAAAAACGGGCTCTGCTGGACCGGGTACGGCAATGGGTCGAAATGGGCATGGATGTCGTCTGGGCGTGCTCCTCCTCAAAAAGAGCGGGGCAGGTCCAGGAATTCTTCACACAGGCGGAAATGCGGGTCATCAGAGAAAAGCCTCCCTTCCGGGGGAGATCGGCCCCACATGCCGTTCGCCTGTATGTGGGCAGTCTCTCTGCGGGCTTCAAACTCTGGTCCGAACGATTGATGCTGATCACGGACGAGGAATTCCTGGGCGCCAGGCAGGCCATAAAAGCCAAGCGAAAACCCGGCATCGAGGCCTACGTCAGTTCTTTCGAAGACTTGAAGCCGGGCGACCTGATCGTTCACATGGAACACGGAATCGGACGATATCAGAGTCTCGTACAAATGGACGTTGATGGCGACCTCGGCGAATTCCTGTTGATCGAGTATGAAGGACAGGACCGGCTCTACATTCCCATCTACCGCCTCAAAGCCATCCAGAAATATGCCGGCATGGACGGTCATGATCCCAAGTTGGACCGTCTCGGCGGGAAGACCTGGGCCCGGCTCAAGAATAAAGTCAAGGAATCGGTCGAACAGATCGCCAGAGAACTCGTGCAAATCTATGCGGCCCGAAATGTACGGAAAGGGTTCGCTTTTTCCGGATCCGACGGAAACATGGCCGCCTTTGCCGAATCATTTACTTACGAAGAAACACCGGACCAAGCCAGATCGCTTCAGACCTTATCCCGTGGTGGTCGAGTCCCTGAGCCGATTCAAAGGCAGGCAGGAACAAAAGAAGGTAATCGAAGGCCTCGCCACCGGAAGAGTGGACATCATCATCGGGACGCACCGACTGCTGCAGAAAGACGTGGTATTTCGCGATCTGGGTCTGCTGATTGTCGACGAAGAACAGCGCTTCGGAGTGGCGCACAAAGAGAAAATCAAGCAGATCAAGAAGCTGGTGGATGTACTCACGCTAACGGCAACCCCTATTCCGCGCACACTTCAGATGGGCCTCATGGGTATCCGCGATCTCAGCACCATCGAGACGCCGCCCAGGGACCGGCTGTCCATTAAGACCTACCTGGCCAAATACGACGATGACCTGATTAAGGAAGCCATCATGAGAGAAATGCGTCGGGGGGGACAGATCTTTTTTGTGCACAATCAGGTCAAGTCTCTTGAAAACCTGGCATCCCACATCCGTGGTCTGGTTCCACAGGCGCGGGTGGGAATCGCTCATGGGCAACTAAAAGGCATCCAACTGGAACGCGTTATGCTCTCTTTTCTGCGGCAGGAGCTGGACGTGTTGATGTGCAGCACGATCATCGAATCCGGCCTCGACATTCCTACCGCAAACACGATCATCATCAATCACGCGGAACGTTTCGGCCTCGCTCAGATATACCAGCTCCGCGGCCGCGCCGGGCGCAGCAAAGACCGGGCATACGCCTATCTGCTCGTGCCCAGCGAAAACGCCATGACTCCGGAGGCGCAAAAACGCTTAAAGGTTCTTACGGACTTTACAGAGTTGGGATCGGGGTTCAAGATCGCCTTTCACGACCTCCAGATTCGAGGCGGAGGAGAGATCCTGGGCGCTTCTCAATCGGGGCATATCGCAGCGGTGGGATATGAGATGTACCTCGAGTTCATGCAGAATGCCATCAGCGAGCTGAAAGGGAGCCCTACGCCTGAAGAGATCGACCCGGAGATCCATCTCTCCCTTCCGGCTTTCCTTCCCGAGACGTACATTAGCAGCATCAGTGAACGTCTCTCGCTGTACAAACGGCTTTCTTCCCTGACGGAAGGGCAACAACTGGCCGACATCAGGTCCGAATTGCGGGACCGTTTTGGCCCTCTTCCGGAAGAGGCCAAAAACCTCCTGGAAACGTTCGAGATTCGGAACCAGATGAGGCGTGCGCGAATGCAACGTCTGGACTGGAAAGGCGGGCAGATGATTTTCTCGTTCGATCCGGACGGCGGTGTGGTTGTGGACGGGTTGTTGAACTTTGTGAAAAAGCATTCGAAACTGGCGAGATTAGCTCCTGAAGGACGTTTATTTTACAAGGCGTTCGGAAAAAACATTGATGTAATACAAGAGGCCAAAAAAGTCTTGCAAGAGATCATCTAGCGTGTTAGCCTCCTAACCAATCGGTTTGTGTGAACATTTGAATAGTTACCACAGGATACTCCTATGAAGTGGATCATTGCATTGCTGGCTTTTATGCTGTCCGGTTGGGCTCCAGCACAAAGCGCCGACCTCGTCAATCGAATCGTCGCCCTCGTCGGAGACGACATCATCACGTTGAACGAGCTCGAAAAGCTGACCGGACCGGAAGAGGAACGGATGACGAAGATGTATAGGGGTCCCCAGCTGAAAGAAGAACTTCTATCGCTCAAAACCAAATACCTCGATTCTCTGATCACTGAAAAACTGCTTCAAAAAGAGATCGACCGCCAAGGCATTCAACTTCCGGAAGAGGACATAGACAAAAGGATCGGCGAATGGCGGGAGCAGAACGGCCTGAGCGAGGAAGAAATGAAAACCTGGCTGGAACGGCAAGGCCTGACCTTGGAAAAATACAGGGATATGCTCCGCACGAAAACAAAGGTCCAGATCCTGTTGAACCGGATAGAGAAGCACGTTGTTGTCTCACAGGATGAAATCGAGAAATACTACGAGCAGCACAAGTCGGATTTCGTCAGGAAGAACCGGGTCCACCTGAAAAACATATGGATTCGCGCAAACACAGGGAACGGAGACAACGACTCCTACGAAAATAACAAAAGAAGAGCGCAGGACGTCCTGGATCGGATCCACGGCGGAGCTTCTTTCGAGATGATGGCGATCCAGCATTCGGAGGGGCCTAACGCGCTCTCGGGCGGAGACGCTTCCTGGATCGACTGGGAGCTACTGGATCCGAAGCTGCAGCAAGTACTCGATTCCATGAAAGACGGAGACGTATCTCCCCTCTT contains:
- a CDS encoding SurA N-terminal domain-containing protein — translated: MKWIIALLAFMLSGWAPAQSADLVNRIVALVGDDIITLNELEKLTGPEEERMTKMYRGPQLKEELLSLKTKYLDSLITEKLLQKEIDRQGIQLPEEDIDKRIGEWREQNGLSEEEMKTWLERQGLTLEKYRDMLRTKTKVQILLNRIEKHVVVSQDEIEKYYEQHKSDFVRKNRVHLKNIWIRANTGNGDNDSYENNKRRAQDVLDRIHGGASFEMMAIQHSEGPNALSGGDASWIDWELLDPKLQQVLDSMKDGDVSPLLEVERGSEDWFQIVLMVEHEMPGESTLEEAKDKIARILTDEKRNAEKEEWLKKLREKYFVKIML